The following are encoded together in the Candidatus Desulfatibia profunda genome:
- a CDS encoding type II toxin-antitoxin system HicB family antitoxin, protein MKKDLDYYMSLPYAIEVVPIPDSQGGGYTAQLPQLGRFAFVGDGETIEEAISDLEYFKRERFVAYLKDGIEIPEPKPETVQRNIRYLE, encoded by the coding sequence GTGAAGAAAGATCTGGATTACTATATGAGCCTGCCTTATGCTATCGAGGTGGTTCCAATTCCAGATTCCCAAGGTGGCGGGTACACGGCACAACTGCCTCAATTGGGACGGTTTGCTTTTGTGGGTGATGGAGAAACCATTGAGGAAGCAATCTCTGATTTGGAATATTTTAAGCGCGAGCGTTTTGTGGCGTACTTGAAAGACGGAATTGAAATTCCGGAACCCAAACCGGAGACGGTTCAGCGCAACATCCGATATTTGGAGTAA